In Comamonas sp. lk, the following proteins share a genomic window:
- a CDS encoding ABC transporter substrate-binding protein, with amino-acid sequence MKNKCWNGVRVGMALLWGSAAMLAQASGWTVGQVAPMSGADATQGRAYAQGMRLYFDQVNKAGGVQGQPVGLAVIDDVGHPEETVAKTRKLLSEAKPVVLAGYFGNRNLSALLESKVLDGSSLSLVGYQSTDTNVLTSPQIFATRAGLAEQMSKIAAHLTTVGITRLALVYEDRPDSKALVELVSKSISPSGAKLVSSALLGKGKASSDKVVEDLRAAKTAAQAVLLVASSPSTAAFVEAYRMDGGTAQVYATAEADIEQLAKRLPVEYMSGLSIAQVVPSPYKVSAKLNKEFRDAVTAAGKSMDVPVSFAMMEGYVNAKVIVEAMRRSQPVSAEKVSAALRGLDTYDLGGYWVGFKPGSQVGSKYVDLSIVNASGRVTQ; translated from the coding sequence ATGAAGAATAAATGCTGGAATGGGGTTCGAGTCGGCATGGCGCTGCTTTGGGGCAGCGCCGCCATGTTGGCCCAGGCCTCAGGCTGGACGGTGGGGCAGGTCGCTCCCATGTCGGGTGCCGATGCCACGCAGGGCCGGGCCTATGCCCAGGGCATGCGTCTGTACTTTGATCAAGTCAACAAGGCCGGTGGCGTGCAAGGTCAGCCCGTGGGCCTGGCTGTGATCGACGATGTGGGCCATCCCGAAGAAACCGTGGCCAAGACCCGCAAGCTGCTGAGCGAGGCCAAGCCCGTGGTGCTGGCCGGTTACTTTGGCAACCGCAATCTGTCGGCCTTGCTCGAGAGCAAGGTGCTCGATGGTTCTTCCCTGTCGCTGGTGGGCTACCAGAGCACCGACACCAATGTGCTGACATCGCCCCAGATTTTTGCCACCCGCGCCGGCCTTGCCGAGCAGATGTCCAAGATTGCCGCGCATCTGACCACGGTAGGCATTACCCGTCTGGCGCTGGTTTATGAAGACCGCCCCGATTCCAAGGCACTGGTCGAGCTGGTCAGCAAGTCCATCAGCCCCAGCGGTGCCAAGCTGGTCAGCTCTGCCTTGTTAGGCAAGGGCAAAGCCAGCTCGGACAAGGTGGTTGAAGATCTCAGAGCGGCCAAGACGGCCGCTCAGGCCGTGCTGTTGGTGGCTTCCAGCCCGTCAACGGCGGCTTTTGTCGAGGCCTACCGCATGGATGGCGGCACGGCCCAGGTCTATGCCACGGCCGAGGCGGATATCGAGCAACTGGCCAAGCGCCTGCCTGTGGAATACATGAGCGGTCTGTCCATTGCCCAGGTGGTGCCCAGCCCCTACAAGGTATCTGCCAAGCTCAACAAGGAGTTCCGCGACGCCGTGACCGCCGCAGGCAAGAGCATGGATGTGCCGGTGAGCTTTGCCATGATGGAAGGCTATGTGAACGCCAAGGTGATCGTGGAAGCCATGCGCCGCAGCCAGCCCGTGTCTGCCGAGAAAGTGTCGGCCGCGCTGCGCGGTTTGGACACCTACGACTTGGGCGGCTACTGGGTGGGCTTCAAGCCCGGCTCCCAGGTCGGATCGAAGTATGTCGATCTGTCCATCGTCAACGCCTCTGGACGAGTGACGCAGTAA
- a CDS encoding histone deacetylase family protein: MTVGKTGYFTHRDCWLHEMGPGHPECPARLDAIEDRLLITGVGDALDRREVPEASLSEIELAHDPMHIAALQGLTDRLEQELQAGGPEYKQLDTDTSINRHTFKAALRSAGAALAATDAVLAGELENAFCSVRPPGHHATRSQAMGFCFFNNVAIGVKYALERHQLKRVAVIDFDVHHGNGTEDILAGDTRVLMCGIFQHPFYPFSGDKEPASNMLNVPVPAYTKGMDIREIVEMMWIPRLEAFKPEMIFISAGFDAHRDDDMGQLGMTENDFAWITTRIKDVARRFSKGRIVSCLEGGYVMGPLARSVEAHLRVLADI, encoded by the coding sequence ATGACTGTGGGCAAGACAGGATATTTCACCCACCGGGATTGCTGGTTGCACGAGATGGGGCCGGGGCATCCGGAGTGCCCGGCGCGGCTGGATGCGATTGAAGACCGGCTGCTCATCACCGGCGTGGGCGATGCGCTGGATCGCCGCGAGGTGCCTGAGGCCTCGCTGTCCGAAATCGAGCTGGCACACGACCCCATGCACATCGCGGCCCTGCAGGGCCTGACCGACAGACTGGAGCAGGAGCTGCAGGCCGGCGGCCCCGAGTACAAGCAGCTCGATACCGATACCTCCATCAACCGCCACACTTTCAAGGCCGCGCTGCGCTCGGCCGGGGCGGCGCTGGCGGCTACTGATGCGGTGCTGGCCGGCGAGCTGGAAAACGCCTTTTGCTCGGTGCGCCCGCCGGGCCACCATGCCACGCGCAGCCAGGCCATGGGCTTTTGCTTTTTCAACAACGTGGCCATAGGCGTCAAGTATGCGTTGGAGCGCCATCAGCTCAAGCGCGTGGCCGTGATCGACTTTGACGTGCATCACGGCAACGGCACGGAAGACATTCTGGCCGGCGACACGCGGGTGCTGATGTGCGGCATCTTCCAGCATCCCTTCTACCCGTTCAGCGGCGACAAGGAACCGGCCTCCAATATGCTCAACGTGCCTGTGCCGGCCTATACCAAGGGCATGGACATCCGCGAGATCGTGGAGATGATGTGGATTCCGCGCCTGGAGGCTTTCAAGCCCGAGATGATCTTCATCAGCGCCGGTTTCGATGCCCACCGCGATGACGATATGGGCCAGCTGGGCATGACGGAGAACGACTTTGCCTGGATCACCACCCGCATCAAGGATGTGGCGCGGCGCTTTTCCAAGGGCCGCATCGTCTCCTGCCTTGAAGGCGGCTATGTGATGGGCCCTCTGGCGCGCAGCGTGGAAGCCCATCTGCGGGTGCTGGCCGACATCTAG
- a CDS encoding electron transfer flavoprotein subunit beta/FixA family protein, with translation MKVLVPVKRVVDYNVKVRVKSDGTGVDIANVKMSMNPFDEIAVEEAVRLKEKGVVTEVIAVSCGVTQCQETLRTALAIGADRAILVETDVELQPLAVAKLLKALVDKEQPGLVILGKQAIDGDNNQTGQMLAALADLPQATFASKVEVAGDKVSVSREVDGGLETLSLSTPAVITTDLRLNEPRYVTLPNIMKAKKKQLDTFKPEDLGVDVAPRLKTLKVAEPAKRGAGVKVADVAALVDKLKNEAKVI, from the coding sequence ATGAAGGTATTGGTCCCTGTCAAGCGCGTGGTGGACTACAACGTCAAGGTCCGTGTCAAATCGGACGGCACGGGTGTAGACATCGCCAACGTCAAGATGAGCATGAACCCCTTTGACGAAATCGCCGTCGAAGAAGCTGTGCGCCTCAAAGAAAAAGGCGTGGTGACGGAAGTCATCGCTGTCTCCTGTGGCGTGACCCAGTGCCAGGAAACCCTGCGCACGGCCCTGGCCATCGGCGCCGACCGCGCCATCCTGGTGGAAACCGATGTCGAACTGCAGCCTCTGGCCGTGGCCAAGCTGCTCAAGGCGCTGGTGGACAAGGAGCAGCCCGGTCTCGTGATCCTGGGCAAGCAAGCCATTGATGGCGACAACAACCAGACCGGCCAGATGCTGGCGGCGTTGGCTGATCTGCCCCAAGCCACTTTTGCCTCCAAGGTGGAAGTCGCTGGCGACAAGGTCAGCGTCAGCCGTGAAGTCGACGGTGGCCTGGAGACCCTGTCTCTGTCCACTCCCGCCGTCATCACCACCGACCTGCGCCTGAACGAGCCCCGCTACGTCACCTTGCCCAACATCATGAAGGCCAAGAAAAAGCAGCTCGACACCTTCAAGCCTGAAGACCTGGGTGTGGACGTCGCTCCTCGCCTGAAGACCCTGAAGGTGGCCGAACCCGCCAAGCGCGGTGCCGGTGTCAAGGTGGCCGATGTGGCAGCCCTGGTCGACAAGTTGAAGAACGAAGCCAAAGTGATCTAA
- a CDS encoding FAD-binding protein: MTSLVIAEHDNASIKPATLNTVTAAAACGGDVHVLVAGEGAAAAAAAASKIAGVSKVIHADGASLKDGLAENVAAQVLAIAGNYSHILFPSTAAGKNIAPRVAAKLDVAQISDITKVDAPDTFERPIYAGNAIATVQSSDAVKVITVRTTGFDAAAATGGSAAVETAAAVADSGKSAFVGREVTKSERPELTAAKIIVSGGRALGSAEKFTEVMSPLADKLGAAIGASRAAVDAGYAPNDLQVGQTGKIVAPQLYIACGISGAIQHLAGMKDSKVIVAINKDPEAPIFSVADYGLEADLFTAVPELVKAL; encoded by the coding sequence ATGACTTCTCTCGTTATTGCAGAACACGACAACGCTTCGATCAAGCCAGCGACCCTGAACACCGTGACGGCTGCCGCAGCCTGTGGTGGTGATGTGCACGTGCTGGTTGCCGGTGAAGGTGCTGCAGCCGCCGCTGCTGCCGCCTCCAAAATAGCCGGTGTCTCCAAGGTCATCCACGCCGATGGCGCAAGCCTGAAAGACGGCCTGGCCGAGAACGTGGCCGCTCAAGTGCTGGCCATCGCCGGCAACTACAGCCACATCCTGTTCCCTTCGACCGCTGCCGGCAAGAACATTGCTCCCCGCGTGGCCGCCAAGCTGGACGTGGCCCAGATCAGCGACATCACCAAGGTGGATGCGCCCGATACCTTCGAGCGTCCCATCTACGCCGGCAACGCCATTGCCACCGTGCAGTCCAGCGATGCCGTCAAGGTCATCACCGTGCGCACCACCGGCTTTGACGCCGCTGCTGCCACCGGTGGTTCTGCTGCGGTGGAAACGGCGGCTGCCGTGGCCGACTCTGGCAAGAGCGCTTTTGTGGGCCGCGAAGTCACCAAGAGCGAGCGCCCCGAACTGACGGCTGCCAAGATCATCGTCTCCGGCGGTCGCGCTCTGGGCTCGGCCGAGAAGTTCACCGAAGTCATGTCGCCCCTGGCCGACAAGCTGGGTGCTGCCATCGGTGCCAGCCGTGCAGCCGTCGATGCGGGCTACGCCCCCAACGACCTGCAAGTGGGCCAGACCGGCAAGATCGTCGCGCCTCAGCTGTACATCGCCTGCGGTATCTCGGGCGCTATCCAGCATCTGGCCGGCATGAAGGACTCCAAGGTGATCGTGGCGATCAACAAGGACCCCGAAGCCCCGATCTTCTCGGTGGCTGACTACGGCCTGGAGGCCGATCTGTTCACGGCAGTGCCGGAACTGGTCAAGGCGCTGTAA
- a CDS encoding enoyl-CoA hydratase has product MNDSFVQLRQDERGVVYLTLNDAQRFNALSADMLTALQNALDAVAQDASARVVVLAAEGKAFCAGHNLKDMAAHPELAYYQQLFAQCSRVMLSIQKLPVPVIARVQGIATAAGCQLVAQCDLAVAASEARFATSGIQYGLFCSTPSVPLVRNMPAKQAMEMLLTGEFIDAPTALHYGLLNRVVAADQLDAAVEELVAAIVSKPRVAIRMGKELVYRQREMGVDSAYQLAGQTMATNMMDVDAQEGAQAFAQKRQPQWKPA; this is encoded by the coding sequence GTGAACGATTCCTTTGTGCAGCTTCGCCAGGATGAGCGCGGTGTGGTGTATCTGACGCTCAACGATGCGCAGCGCTTCAACGCGCTGAGCGCCGATATGCTCACGGCCTTGCAAAACGCCTTGGATGCGGTGGCCCAGGATGCCAGTGCCCGTGTCGTGGTATTGGCTGCCGAAGGCAAGGCTTTCTGCGCCGGCCACAACCTCAAGGATATGGCGGCTCATCCCGAGCTGGCGTATTACCAGCAGCTGTTCGCCCAGTGCAGCCGTGTGATGCTATCGATTCAGAAGCTGCCAGTGCCTGTGATTGCTCGGGTTCAAGGCATTGCAACCGCAGCCGGCTGCCAGTTGGTGGCCCAATGCGATCTGGCCGTGGCCGCCAGCGAGGCGCGCTTTGCCACCAGCGGCATTCAATACGGGCTGTTTTGCTCCACGCCCAGCGTACCCCTGGTGCGCAACATGCCCGCCAAGCAGGCCATGGAGATGCTGCTGACGGGTGAATTCATCGATGCACCAACCGCCTTGCACTATGGTCTGCTGAACCGCGTGGTGGCAGCCGATCAGCTGGACGCCGCAGTTGAAGAGCTGGTGGCCGCCATTGTGAGCAAGCCCCGGGTCGCCATTCGCATGGGCAAGGAGCTGGTCTACCGCCAGCGCGAGATGGGCGTGGATTCGGCCTACCAACTGGCGGGCCAGACCATGGCGACCAATATGATGGATGTGGATGCGCAGGAAGGTGCGCAGGCCTTTGCACAAAAGCGCCAGCCGCAATGGAAGCCGGCTTGA
- a CDS encoding acyl-CoA dehydrogenase, with protein sequence MTYAAPIKDMLFDMEHLAQLEQVAQIPGFEDAGLETAQAVLEECAKLCEGVIAPLNVAGDVNPSSFKDGVVTTTPGFADAFKQYAQGGWQGLQHPTDFGGQGLPKTIGAACIEMLNSANLSFALCPLLTDGAIEALLTAGSDALKARYLEKLVTGEWTGTMNLTEPQAGSDLALVRTKAEPQADGSYKVFGTKIFITYGEHDMADNIVHLVLARVAGAPEGVKGISLFVVPKFLVNADGSLGERNDVHCVSIEHKMGIKASPTAVLQFGDGTAASIADSAGPGAVGYLVGEENRGLEYMFIMMNAARYAVGVQGIAVAERAYQHAVAYAKERVQSRPVDGSVKASATIIHHPDVRRMLMTMRASVEGCRAMATVAAAAYDAAHNHPDAEVRQQNQAFYEFMVPLVKGYSTEMSLEVTSLGVQVHGGMGFIEETGAAQYYRDAKILTIYEGTTAIQANDLVGRKTGRDGGQSAKAIAAQIEKTEAELNASGTVTALAVAKNLGQARQAFVQVVDFVVAQAKADPNAVYAGSVPYLLLTGNLVAGWQLGRSVLVAQELLQKGQETAFMQAKLTTARFYAEHILSRVAGQADAVLNGAASVMALPMDAF encoded by the coding sequence ATGACATACGCCGCACCTATCAAAGACATGCTGTTCGACATGGAGCACCTGGCCCAGCTCGAGCAGGTCGCCCAGATTCCCGGCTTTGAAGACGCGGGTCTGGAAACCGCCCAGGCCGTGCTCGAAGAATGCGCCAAGCTGTGCGAGGGCGTGATCGCCCCCCTCAATGTGGCCGGCGATGTGAATCCCTCTTCCTTCAAGGACGGTGTCGTCACCACCACGCCCGGCTTTGCCGATGCCTTCAAACAATACGCCCAAGGCGGCTGGCAAGGTCTGCAACACCCCACGGACTTTGGCGGTCAGGGCCTGCCCAAGACCATTGGTGCGGCCTGCATAGAAATGCTCAACAGCGCCAATCTGAGCTTTGCCCTGTGCCCGCTGCTGACCGACGGTGCTATCGAAGCCCTGCTGACGGCCGGCAGCGACGCGCTCAAGGCCCGATATCTGGAGAAGCTGGTCACCGGCGAATGGACCGGCACCATGAACCTGACCGAGCCCCAGGCCGGCTCCGATCTGGCCCTGGTGCGCACCAAGGCCGAACCCCAGGCTGATGGTTCTTACAAGGTCTTCGGCACCAAGATCTTCATCACCTATGGCGAGCACGATATGGCGGACAACATCGTCCACCTGGTGCTGGCCCGCGTCGCAGGGGCCCCCGAAGGCGTCAAGGGCATCAGCCTGTTCGTCGTGCCCAAGTTCCTGGTCAATGCCGATGGCTCTCTGGGCGAGCGCAACGATGTCCACTGCGTCTCCATCGAGCACAAGATGGGCATCAAGGCCTCGCCCACGGCCGTGCTGCAGTTTGGCGACGGCACGGCGGCGAGCATTGCAGACAGCGCCGGACCCGGCGCCGTGGGCTACCTTGTCGGTGAGGAAAACCGCGGCCTCGAATACATGTTCATCATGATGAACGCCGCCCGCTACGCCGTGGGCGTGCAAGGCATTGCCGTGGCCGAGCGCGCCTACCAGCATGCCGTGGCCTACGCCAAGGAGCGGGTGCAAAGCCGTCCCGTCGATGGTTCCGTGAAGGCCAGCGCCACCATCATTCACCACCCCGATGTGCGCCGCATGCTCATGACCATGCGCGCCAGCGTGGAAGGCTGCCGTGCCATGGCCACGGTGGCGGCCGCAGCCTATGACGCGGCCCACAACCACCCTGACGCCGAGGTACGCCAGCAAAACCAGGCTTTCTATGAATTCATGGTGCCCCTGGTCAAGGGTTACAGCACCGAGATGAGCCTGGAAGTCACCAGCCTGGGCGTGCAAGTGCATGGCGGCATGGGCTTTATCGAGGAAACCGGCGCCGCCCAGTACTACCGCGACGCCAAGATCCTGACCATTTACGAAGGCACAACCGCCATTCAGGCCAACGACCTGGTCGGCCGCAAGACCGGCCGCGATGGGGGCCAGAGCGCCAAGGCTATTGCCGCCCAGATCGAGAAAACCGAAGCCGAACTCAATGCCAGCGGCACGGTCACGGCACTGGCCGTGGCCAAGAACCTGGGCCAGGCACGCCAGGCTTTTGTGCAGGTGGTGGACTTTGTGGTCGCTCAGGCCAAGGCCGACCCCAATGCCGTGTATGCGGGCAGCGTCCCCTATCTGCTGCTGACCGGCAACCTGGTCGCCGGCTGGCAGCTGGGCCGCTCGGTGCTGGTAGCCCAGGAGCTGTTGCAAAAGGGACAGGAAACCGCGTTCATGCAGGCGAAACTGACAACCGCCCGCTTCTATGCCGAGCACATTCTGAGCCGCGTGGCCGGTCAGGCCGATGCAGTGCTGAACGGCGCTGCCAGCGTGATGGCCCTGCCCATGGACGCGTTCTGA
- a CDS encoding MoxR family ATPase, which produces MHAQNTINALLSQLNTVMEGKPDQVRDGVACLLAGGHLLIEDVPGVGKTTLAHALAHSFGLQFSRVQFTADLMPSDLTGVSIYDRGSEGFVFHPGPVFAQVLLADEINRASPKTQSALLEAMEERQVTTEGKTHSLPSPFFVIATQNPLEQLGTFALPESQLDRFLMRISLGYPNRAAERKLLSGNGRRAAADALLPVVSHEELVQLQNAVLKVHASDALLDYVQDLIDATRSGQWFVQGLSPRAGIALLRAAKAMALMEGRDYVAPDDVQAILPQVIAHRLQPVSQAGRGAVEQVRAMMLVVQLP; this is translated from the coding sequence ATGCATGCACAGAACACAATTAATGCGCTTTTAAGTCAGCTTAACACGGTAATGGAGGGCAAACCGGATCAGGTCAGGGACGGCGTGGCCTGCCTTTTAGCCGGTGGACATTTGCTGATCGAGGACGTCCCCGGCGTGGGAAAAACCACGCTGGCCCATGCGCTGGCGCACAGTTTTGGCCTGCAGTTCTCGCGCGTGCAGTTCACTGCCGACCTGATGCCCAGCGACCTGACGGGCGTGTCGATCTACGACCGGGGCAGCGAAGGCTTTGTGTTCCACCCCGGCCCGGTTTTTGCGCAGGTGCTGCTGGCCGACGAGATCAACCGCGCCAGCCCCAAGACCCAGAGCGCGTTGCTCGAAGCCATGGAAGAGCGCCAGGTCACCACCGAAGGCAAGACACACAGCCTGCCCTCACCTTTCTTTGTGATTGCCACGCAAAACCCGCTGGAACAGCTGGGCACGTTTGCCCTGCCCGAAAGCCAGCTGGACCGCTTTCTCATGCGCATCAGCCTGGGCTACCCCAACCGCGCGGCCGAGCGCAAGCTGCTCAGCGGCAACGGCCGCCGCGCTGCGGCCGATGCCCTGCTGCCCGTGGTCTCGCATGAAGAACTGGTGCAGTTGCAGAACGCCGTGCTGAAAGTGCATGCCAGCGATGCGCTGCTGGACTATGTGCAGGACTTGATAGACGCCACGCGCAGCGGCCAGTGGTTTGTGCAAGGCCTGTCGCCGCGCGCCGGCATTGCCCTGCTGCGCGCCGCCAAGGCCATGGCGCTGATGGAAGGCCGCGACTATGTGGCTCCCGATGATGTGCAAGCCATACTGCCCCAGGTCATCGCCCACCGCCTGCAGCCCGTGAGCCAGGCCGGACGCGGCGCCGTGGAGCAGGTGCGCGCCATGATGCTGGTGGTGCAGCTGCCTTGA